TGGGAAGGAGCCTGGGCAGCCTCGGGGTGAGAGGCAGGGACCAGCTGAGCCCAGAAAACTCATCTCACACTTGGCCGGCGAGCAGGCattgctggctggggctcaCCGTCCACCTCAGTGTGTTCCccctgcttctccttctccctcccagccctTCGTATGCCTCAGGGCTTGGGATGCTTTGCAAAGGGTGATTCAGCATGGATCCACCCACAAGGACATTTCCGCCCCCCCCAGTGATGCCCAAATGACAGATCCCTCCTTCCAAGGTGGCTGTGGTGGGGATGAGCACCCTCCAGCCTGAGGACAGGGGGCTCACCGCCACATGGCCCTCTCCTCAAAACCCTGGAGGGGCTTTGCCACCCTTGCTGGGAACAGCCTTGACCGTGGGGACCCCGCGGCGGTGActcagggatgctgggggtTGTGAAACAGGCCTGGGATGGTTTGGGAGACGCCTCCACATGGCCCCGccaagcccagctgccccgggGAGCCGGTTGGGGGAACAAGCCACAGCAGCGTCTGGGCTTTGCGCGGTGGCCGACCCGTCAGGCAGGTTTCCCGGAGCAGCAAGCTGAGGCGGAGAGAGCCATCCAGGGCCAGGCATGCTCCTCCGCCTGCTCTCTGGCTGACGGAGCCATGCGAGCAGCCGGGTTGCTGCTGGCTTGGGCGCTGCTGCGTCCTGCCGGCACCCAGCAATGCCATCTCGCCGGCCCCGGCGGCGTCCTCCGTTTCACCGACACGCACGCCGAGATTCGGGTGCCAGCGCTGCACCGGGTACCCAGCTCACTCGATCCCCTCTACGGCCTTGTCCGGCGCTGCCTGGACCTCATCCAGCAAAATCCCCTGCCCACAGGTGAGCCCTGAGCCGGGGAGCCTGGACCCCACCGCCATGGGTGCCGCGACCactggggtgctgctggctgccacCCCCATGCCCTGAGTTGCTCTGGGATCTGAGCCGCTTCGTGGAGGGGGGTGCTGCCTCtgtcctggccctgctgcccagggagggttgGGGGTGCACTGGGCGGAACCTCTTGCACCAGTGCCGCGGCTtcttttgcagagctgctcagagCGGCCCTGAACGACCCCAGCTCGGTGCAGACCTCGCAGGTGAGCCAGGATGTGGGGCAGGCCATCCCACGGGGATGGCACCCACCTGGGATGGGGCACCCCAAAAGCTGGGTGCATCGGTGCTGACCGGGCTCTCCCACCACGTAGGTGGTGCAGTATGAGCTGGGCTACGTTGTCTGTGCCGTGGTGGCTCTGCTCTTCACTGTGGCCATGCCGGTGGCCGGGATGTGCTTCTGCTACTGCCGGAGCCGCCGGCGGTGCGGGGGCCGCCTGCGTGCCCACCGGCGCTCACtgggctgccgccgccgctgcctgCTGACCTGCCTGTCCCTCACCTCCCTCGTCATCCTGTGAGTCCCCCTCGCCCCAGGGGGGGGGGAACTGTGTCCCATGGGGACGGCGCTGGGAGGCAGCCCCGTCACCGCCTGCTTGTCCCCAGCAGGACCAGCGTCATCTGCGCCTTCATCACCAGCCAGCGGGTGAAGGGGCAGATggagccggggctgggggccgtgCCGGCCACACTGCGCACCCTGCGGCAGCACATTGCCAATGTCCCCCAGGTGGGTCCCCAAGTTGCCTCCCCCGGTGTGCGATGCCGCCCACGGATGGCTGTGTTTCCCTCATGGAGTAGTCTGGGAGGCGAGAGGAGGTGGCGTGgctgcattaaaaatgtattttgaatggCAATGCGGggcctcctcccctcccggcaGCTGCCACCCCCGGCCGACCGGCTCCTTTCTCCTGGCAGGGGGTGCAGATGGTGGTAGACCAGTTTGAGGTCCCCCGACAGCAGATACTCTCGGATCTGGGTGGTAAGGACTGTGCAGGCACTGCCAGGCCCCATCCCGCGCTTCCCACTGCGATGAGATGCTGAGGGGGTGCCCGATGCCTTGCAGGGCTCAGCCGGAGCGTGGGGCTCTCCATCCACGCGCAGCTGAAGGCGATGACCTACGCGGCGCTGGCGGACCTGCAGGACAGGGCTGGAGGTACGGCCGAGCGCGGCTCTCCCCGAGGCCGGTGCCGAAGCCTCGCCGGAGAGCCGGGGCAGCCGAGCAGAGCAGCATGAACTAGCCCTGGGCTTTCTCTTTAAGACCTACAGACCTCGCTGCACCATTTACAGATTCTCGACAAGACGGTGCGGGCGCTGGCGTCGGCGCGGGCCGAGCTGGAGCCGGCGCTGCAGGAACGGCGGCGGCGCGTGGTCACGCTGCTGGACGACCCGCGCTGCACCTCCTGCGCCAGCGTCCTGGGCAGGGCACAGAGCCTGGAGCTGGGTGCCGACTACAGCAAGGTGGGATGGGGTGCTGgatcccccaccaccacccacccctCGGGCAGCCCTGAGGCTCATGGGTTGCTTCTTCTACCCCAAGGTGCCATCGGTGGAGAAGGTTTTGAAGGCTCTGGCCGGTCTGCCCCGAAGCGACTTTGCAGAGATGATTCGCCAGGTtgggggggtgtcggggtgtAGTGGGGGCGTCTGGCGCTTGTGGGCAGCCCCGGCCAAACCACTCAGCACCCCATGTTTCCTCACAGGGCAATGGCACCTTCAACTCCATCCCAGAGCTGGCTGTGGAGAGGATGGCACAGGTCATCCAGGGTGAGTGGGATGGCCGGACCGAGCAGGGACACCCTCCATGGGGCAAACCCCAATTTGGGGACACAGGGTGGGATGTGGAGACCACCCCTCACTCCAGCATGGCCTTGGACCCGCAGATCTGCGAGATGAGATGGCCCGCGTGACGGAGAAGGTGCAGTCCATTGCCAacagcttccccctccccgaCTACACCCGGCCCGTCAGCGAAGCCCTGGTGAAGGCGGAGGACAGAAGCCAGCCGTACCTCCGGGAGGTGGAGCGCTTTGAGCAGTACAGGTGACACGGGGGAGCATgaaggggtgcagggggtgcagcAGAGATGGGTGCCGAGCCCCCATCTGAGCCCCAGCGGTGCATCAGCCCCATATCTCTGCCCCTGTGCcctgctgctctttcctcagGTGGATCGCGGGCACGGTGCTGTGCTCCATCGTCCTCCTCATCCTTGCCTGCAACGTGACAGGGATGGCCCTGGGGGTGTACGGTCTCTCCAAACGGGAGGACCCGAGCGACTACGAGTGCCGAGGAGAAGCTGGAGCCAAGCTTCTCCTGGTGTAAGCAtccctgtgggtgctgggggggctgttGCCATCTCACACCCCCACAAAAGCAGAGGGGCAAAGCCAAGGGAGGGACCTGGAGCCAGCTGAGCAAAAGGCTTTTGAAGCCGCCGCCTGCGCCGGCGGGTTTGGGAGAAGCTGCTCCTCCCTGGGAGCTGGCGGCTCCCGTgtcccggccccgctgcccggcACACCCCACTCCCGCGGGCCCTTCCCAGGCAGGCCGGCATGCCCGGGCGCGGGAGGGAGCTGCGGGGCTGCAGCTGGCCAGGCAGGTCCCCACAAGCCTTTCTGCCCGCTCGGGTCTGCAAAGCAGCCGCCAgagcctcctctccctctttcagCGGCGTGGGCCTGGCTTTCCTGTTCTCCTGGCTCCTCATCCTCCTGGTTTTCACCACCTTCCTGGTTGGGGGCAACATCCAGACGCTGGTTTGCAGGAATTGGGTCAACCAGGAGATCTATAAGGTGGGTGGCCATGTATCCACCCTTCGCCCCATAAATCTCTGCTTGCGTGTACAAAATGCCTCCAAATGCTCTACGTCCTGCCCCTAAAACcatccaaaaaaaccccatcctaAACCAGAAGATTAAGTTTAGGATTAGGTCCTTGGACTTGCATCAGCAGCAAGGAATTGCCCTTGTGCTGTTCATTTGCTCAAGGCAACGATGCTCCTACCTGCAGGATCCCCGTCCTCCAGTTGTCTGGGGATCCCTGGCGTGCCTGGGGCCAGCGGCATGCTGCGACAGGACTGGGAGCAGGGTTGGGAACGGCATCAGGGTTGGAAATGGGATCAGGGTTTGTCCTGTGGCCGTGCACACACAGGCAGGGCCCTGCACAGGGCGTTCCACTGCTTTCCCTCTGAATGCCGCCTGGCGAGGCTCTGCAATGGGGATCATACAATTAAAGGCAAGATTAGCTCTGGCTGGGATAGGGTACCCCAGGATGCACCTGTGAGGGCAGAGCACCCCCAAAATCATTACTTGGAATGCCTGTGCCAGACCCTGACcctctttttcctcccatttgGCCCAGTTTGTTGACACCCCCGGGAACCTGCCTCCATCCATGAACCTCACCCGCCAGCTCAACCTCAGGAGGGACTCCAACCTCAGTG
The sequence above is drawn from the Phalacrocorax carbo chromosome 24, bPhaCar2.1, whole genome shotgun sequence genome and encodes:
- the PROM2 gene encoding prominin-2, giving the protein MLGVVKQAWDGLGDASTWPRQAQLPRGAGWGNKPQQRLGFARWPTRQAGFPEQQAEAERAIQGQACSSACSLADGAMRAAGLLLAWALLRPAGTQQCHLAGPGGVLRFTDTHAEIRVPALHRVPSSLDPLYGLVRRCLDLIQQNPLPTELLRAALNDPSSVQTSQVVQYELGYVVCAVVALLFTVAMPVAGMCFCYCRSRRRCGGRLRAHRRSLGCRRRCLLTCLSLTSLVILTSVICAFITSQRVKGQMEPGLGAVPATLRTLRQHIANVPQGVQMVVDQFEVPRQQILSDLGGLSRSVGLSIHAQLKAMTYAALADLQDRAGDLQTSLHHLQILDKTVRALASARAELEPALQERRRRVVTLLDDPRCTSCASVLGRAQSLELGADYSKVPSVEKVLKALAGLPRSDFAEMIRQGNGTFNSIPELAVERMAQVIQDLRDEMARVTEKVQSIANSFPLPDYTRPVSEALVKAEDRSQPYLREVERFEQYRWIAGTVLCSIVLLILACNVTGMALGVYGLSKREDPSDYECRGEAGAKLLLVGVGLAFLFSWLLILLVFTTFLVGGNIQTLVCRNWVNQEIYKFVDTPGNLPPSMNLTRQLNLRRDSNLSATYRECKTGAGLWEVLQLERSYDLDEHLKTPKYTADFQKRLGDFTARLGDVRLLRSEGRQDLETFARSGVDEVDYRHFQEEMKNPVVQTSLRGLARSLEGLQKMQRNGTVAGRLAAEAQALWQMQNSTVQSQEALVAKLGESVQFLSRLAPQLQERVKTTLATMASVEAQLPAQAQQILRQEIGCFTRKELRYFTQYLNWVGQTLREDVASCQPLATALDNGRVILCDRIADPWNAFWFSLGCCTFFLIPNIIFAVRLTKHFRPIRNRLISTGSEETCPFHIPRVTALKL